The following coding sequences are from one Primulina huaijiensis isolate GDHJ02 unplaced genomic scaffold, ASM1229523v2 scaffold43129, whole genome shotgun sequence window:
- the LOC140969948 gene encoding uncharacterized protein — MSQSDSIDCAILPDSQESRIFGVEKSSESKKCKEYPYIGGGVDAIKTCSCSFCTKAAYIWLDLNYQDIRGRVSAMRKSQKDACILAERSRMTHETEKHDAEGSTRISKLEIVLMHQWRFLFQHMAGIWEQEGDHLETSLSPLTDLREKCKRDLCSG, encoded by the exons ATGAGTCAGTCTGACTCTATTGACTGTGCCATTCTCCCGGACTCACAGGAATCCAGAATATTCGGAGTTGAAAAATCCTCTGAATCAAAGAAATGTAAGGAATATCCTTATATTGGTGGAGGGGTTGATGCAATAAAAACCTGCTCGTGTTCCTTTTGCACGAAAG CTGCTTATATATGGTTGGATCTCAACTACCAAGACATTAGGGGTCGAGTATCAG CAATGAGAAAGAGCCAGAAAGATGCCTGCATATTGGCCGAAAGAAGTCGCATGACTCATGAAACTGAGAAACACGATGCTGAAGGGTCTACCAGAATATCTAAGTTAGAAATTGTTCTGATGCATCAGTGGAGATTCCTGTTTCAACACATGGCAGGCATATGGGAGCAAGAGGGTGACCATCTA GAAACTAGTCTATCACCACTGACTGATTTGAGAGAGAAATGCAAAAGGGATCTGTGTTCCGGTTGA
- the LOC140969947 gene encoding uncharacterized protein has translation MARVQQSYRNEVPFLCLLFLIFFASTLVCAYTRNQPKTSEILGRRRMLSKTEDEDQPIIKKKTSPSTTKNHTKIVKPSSGSLKNQTKLLKTTNITGLFKNQTKVSKFLSDSSNNKTKIAKVTSLDPITDSGPTLKTQLQKLNSTSKKSSSNSTTAKTSSLLTKKSSDLPKVTSSKNKTTKAELEKGVTEPKSKNPGKDLPNKAQKQPSPSWLDQEDDDDLVSEFRELPSKFQETIMPDLEKISKTSQVYLTRYNKEFTKGFKPYVGNKYAPTIASLVSFAFILIPLILVSLIFNRIKAYFSLQKLLIFIQVYLSIYFTILCLSSLVTGLEPLKFFYATSRSTYVCVQVLQTLAYVLYLLLLLMYLILVFSTETGLATKVLGLAQTFVGFAVGLHYYMTVFHRAVLHQPPKTSWKVHSLYATCFLVICLFGRVDWRKKSYLHEGGEDGKKS, from the coding sequence ATGGCTCGAGTCCAACAATCCTACCGCAACGAGGTACCTTTTCTTTGTCTACTCTTCCTAATTTTCTTCGCTTCTACTTTGGTCTGTGCCTACACTCGAAACCAACCAAAAACATCTGAGATTCTTGGTCGGAGAAGGATGTTATCAAAGACAGAGGATGAAGATCAGCCTATCATCAAGAAAAAAACCAGTCCGAGCACAACCAAAAACCATACAAAAATTGTCAAGCCATCTTCAGGTTCACTAAAGAACCAAACCAAGCTCCTCAAAACCACTAATATAACTGGTTTATTCAAAAACCAAACCAAAGTTTCCAAGTTTCTCTCTGATTCATCCAACAACAAAACCAAGATCGCCAAAGTTACCAGTTTGGATCCCATTACAGATTCCGGTCCAACCCTGAAAACCCAGCTCCAGAAACTTAATTCCACCTCAAAAAAATCATCCTCAAACTCAACTACCGCAAAAACTAGCTCACTTTTAACCAAGAAATCTTCAGATCTACCCAAGGTGACCTcgtccaagaacaaaacaaccAAAGCCGAGTTGGAAAAGGGTGTCACCGAGCCCAAATCCAAAAACCCGGGTAAAGACCTACCCAATAAGGCCCAAAAACAGCCAAGCCCTAGTTGGCTCGATCAAGAAGATGACGACGACCTGGTTTCTGAGTTCAGAGAACTCCCATCGAAATTTCAAGAAACTATAATGCCAGACTTGGAAAAGATCTCCAAAACCTCACAAGTTTACCTCACCAGATACAACAAAGAATTCACCAAAGGATTCAAGCCATATGTGGGCAACAAATATGCACCCACCATTGCTTCTTTAGTCTCGTTCGCCTTCATTTTGATCCCTTTAATCCTCGTGTCACTCATTTTCAATAGAATCAAAGCTTATTTTTCGCTTCaaaaacttttgattttcaTCCAAGTCTACCTCTCGATATACTTCACAATACTCTGCTTATCTTCGCTGGTCACTGGGCTCGAGCCGCTTAAGTTCTTCTACGCGACCTCCCGGTCCACGTATGTGTGTGTACAGGTGCTGCAGACTCTTGCTTATGTGTTGTATCTGCTGCTTCTGTTGATGTACCTGATTCTTGTGTTCTCGACTGAGACTGGGCTGGCCACCAAGGTATTGGGCCTGGCCCAAACATTTGTGGGCTTCGCAGTCGGTCTGCATTATTACATGACGGTGTTTCATAGAGCGGTGCTGCATCAACCGCCAAAGACAAGTTGGAAGGTCCACTCCCTGTACGCCACGTGTTTCCTGGTGATTTGCCTGTTCGGTAGGGTTGATTGGAGGAAGAAGTCTTATTTACACGAGGGGGGTGAAGATGGTAAAAAGAGTTag